A section of the Passer domesticus isolate bPasDom1 chromosome 17, bPasDom1.hap1, whole genome shotgun sequence genome encodes:
- the SSH1 gene encoding protein phosphatase Slingshot homolog 1 isoform X1, with translation MALVTLQRSPTPSAASSASTSEAEAGSDEERRLNVSLSESFFMVKGAALFLQQGNSSQGQRSLQHPHKHAGDLPQHLQVMINLLRCEDRIKLAVRLESVWTDRVRYMVVVYSSGRQDTEENILLGVDFSSKESKSCTIGMVLRLWSDTKIHLDGDGGFSVSTAGRMHIFKPVSVQAMWSALQILHKACEVARRYNYFPGGVALVWATYYESCISSDQSCINEWNAMQDLESTRPDSPALFVDKPTERERTERLIKAKLRSIMTSKDLENVTSKEIRNELEKHMNCNLKEFKEFIDNEMLLILGQMDKPSLIFDHLYLGSEWNASNLEELQGSGIDYILNVTREIDNFFPGLFAYHNIRVYDEETTDLLAHWNEAYHFINKAKKNHSKCLVHCKMGVSRSASTVIAYAMKEFGWSLEKAYNYVKQKRSITRPNAGFMRQLLEYEGILDASKQRHNKLWKQQAESNLPQNTDGTTGSGDFLLESLDIDLENRLADLDMPSQSAYLDNRAGSEGFGYCFRRLSDTLLENKIPGDREGFLHMEQLERDALVGQPPSAPPQGRLLEMEKAPERAEPLAELGGFCEKEAKKKLDFSPRKGRMVLGEPGEDGVREENPMEKWKRRLSMHKEESRLNRENLNNNNSKRSCPEDFEHDAVFGILSKVKPSYQSCTECMYSSAGLAPDSFGEQCERLGAGAARRSSTICTQPPLLSHLHSHLMEHLPSRAPPEEPGRTKHNEAPLPLAAGAGAVEVGTCRSLDQHCGLLERGKDAPKTPEKTLLPRRNSHCDRSLLHAEMVREESLARKDPRPTKDLKYLLFSKDLEKPSASSYLMQHQESLLQLQKAGLVRKHTKELERLKSLPSDASVLLRDSPLGRVDSSIVEESEDLMSHPSLVPLLAPAPLVPGDAENDVEKLGVKRVLEGISQKTSTPAGCRLEHTSSFTKDFLKTICYTPSSSRSSNLTRSSSSDSIHSVRGKPGLVKQRTQEIETRLRLAGLTVSSPLKRSNSLAKLGCLNLSSEDLSSDVDVATITDSREAVSSEGSVLCEPPPRGADGASKAGAKPLPGNLKNTLWMGKS, from the exons GCGGAGGCCGGCAGTGATGAAGAGCGTAGACTAAATGTGAG cCTCAGCGAGAGCTTTTTCATGGTGAAAGGTGCAGCCCTTTTCTTACAGCAAGGAAACAGCTCCCAGGGCCAGCGAAGCCTCCAGCATCCCCACAAACATGCAG GTGACTtgccccagcacctccaggtgATGATCAACCTCCTGCGCTGCGAGGACAGGATCAAACTG GCCGTGCGTTTGGAGAGCGTGTGGACCGACCGCGTGCGCTACATGGTGGTGGTGTACAGCAGCGGGCGGCAGGACACCGAGGAGAACATCCTGCTGGGAGTGGACTTCTCCAGCAAGGAGAG TAAAAGCTGCACTATAGGAATGGTTCTTCGCCTCTGGAGTGATACTAAAATCCATCTGGATGGGGATGG TGGCTTCAGCGtgagcactgcagggaggaTGCACATCTTCAAACCTGTGTCAGTGCAAGCCATGTG GTCTGCTCTGCAGATCCTCCACAAAGCCTGTGAAGTTGCCAGGAGGTACAACTACTTCCCAGGAGGGGTGGCCTTGGTGTGGGCCACCTACTACGAGAGCTGCATCAGCTCAGACCAGAGCTGCATCAACGAGTGGAACGCCATGCAGGACCTGGAGTCCACCCGCCCCGACTCCCCAGCCCTCTTTGTTGACAA gcccACGGAAAGGGAGCGAACGGAGCGGCTCATTAAAGCCAAGCTCCGGAGCATCATGACCAGCAAGGACCTGGAAAATGTGACTTCCAAGGAG ATCCGAAACGAGCTGGAGAAACACATGAACTGCAACTTGAAGGAATTCAAGGAATTCATAGACAATGAAATGCTGCTGATCCTGGGCCAGATGGACAAACCATCCCTGATTTTTGATCATTTGTACCTG GGCTCCGAGTGGAACGCGTCcaacctggaggagctgcagggctcggG CATTGACTACATCCTGAACGTCACCCGGGAAATCGACAACTTCTTCCCAGGCCTGTTCGCGTACCACAACATCCGCGTGTACGACGAGGAGACCACGGACCTGCTGGCACACTGGAACGAGGCTTATCACTTcatcaacaaggccaa GAAGAACCACTCCAAGTGCCTGGTGCACTGCAAGATGGGCGTGAGCCGCTCGGCATCCACCGTGATCGCCTACGCCATGAAGGAGTTTGGCTGGTCCCTGGAGAAGGCCTACAACTACGTCAAGCAGAAGCGCAGCATCACGCGGCCCAACGCCGGCTTCATGCGGCAGCTGCTGGAGTACGAGGGCATTTTGGATGCCAG CAAACAGCGCCACAATAAACTGTGgaagcagcaggcagagagcaACCTGCCCCAGAACACCGACGGCACCACGGGGTCAGGAGATTTCTTACTGGAGAGCTTGGACATCGACCTGGAAAACCGCCTGGCTGACCTGGACATGCCTTCCCAGTCTGCCTACCTGGACAACCGAGCCGGCTCCGAGGGCTTCGGTTACTGCTTCCGCCGCCTGTCGGACACGCTGCTGGAGAACAAGATTCCCGGGGACAGGGAGGGCTTCTTGCacatggagcagctggagcgGGATGCCCTGGTGGGACAGCCTCCATCTGCACCACCCCAGGggaggctgctggagatggaaaAGGCCCCGGAGAGAGCGGAGCCACTGGCGGAGCTGGGCGGCTTCTGTGAGAAAGAGGCAAAGAAGAAACTGGACTTCAGCCCCAGGAAGGGAAGGATGGTCCTTGGGGAGCCAGGGGAGGATGGTGTCAGGGAGGAAAATCCCATGGAAAAGTGGAAGCGGCGTTTGTCCATGCACAAGGAGGAGAGCAGGCTCAATAGGGAGAACTTGaataacaacaacagcaaaaggaGTTGCCCAGAGGATTTTGAG CACGACGCCGTGTTTGGGATCCTCAGCAAGGTGAAGCCTTCCTACCAGTCCTGCACTGAGTGCATGTATTCCTCAGCGGGGCTGGCCCCCGACTCCTTCGGGGAGCAGTGCGAGAGGCTCGGCGCCGGCGCCGCGCGGCGCAGCAGCACCATCTGCACCCAGCCCCCCCTCCTGTCCCACCTGCACTCCCACCTGATGGAGCACCTGCCCAGCAGGGCACCCCCCGAGGAGCCAGGCAGAACTAAACATAACGAGGCTCCGCtccccctggcagcaggagccgggGCTGTGGAGGTTGGCACGTGCAGGTCACTGGATCAGCACTGCGGCCTTctggagagagggaaagatgcGCCAAAAACCCCCGAGAAaactctgctgcccaggagaaACTCCCACTGTGACAGGAGCCTCCTTCACGCAGAGATGGTGAGGGAAGAGTCTCTGGCCAGAAAGGACCCCAGACCTACCAAGGACCTGAAGTACCTGTTGTTCAGCAAGGACTTGGAAAAGCCGAGCGCCAGCAGTTACTTGATGCAGCACCAGGAGtcgctgctccagctgcagaaagCAGGGTTGGTCAGGAAGCACACCAAAGAGCTGGAGCGCCTCAAGAGCCTGCCCTCGGATGCCTCAGTGCTGCTCCGGGACAGCCCCCTGGGCAGGGTCGACTCCAGCATCGTGGAGGAAAGCGAGGACTTGatgtcccatcccagccttgTGCCTCTCCTGGCCCCGGCCCCACTGGTGCCCGGAGACGCCGAGAACGACGTGGAGAAGCTGGGGGTGAAGCGTGTCCTGGAGGGGATCTCCCAGAAAACCTCCACGCCGGCCGGGTGCCGCCTGGAGCACACGAGCAGCTTCACCAAGGACTTCCTGAAGACCATCTGCTacaccccctcctcctcccgcagctCCAACCTGACGCGGAGCTCCAGCAGCGACAGCATCCACAGCGTGCGGGGCAAGCCCGGGCTGGTGAAGCAGCGCACGCAGGAGATCGAGACCAGGCTGCGCCTGGCCGGCCTCACCGTGTCCTCACCCCTGAAAAGATCCAATTCCCTCGCCAAGCTGGGATGTCTTAACCTGTCCTCCGAGGACCTGTCGAGTGACGTGGACGTGGCCACCATCACGGACTCCAGGGAGGCCGTGTCCAGCGAGGGCTCCGTGCTCTGTGAGCCCCCGCCGAGGGGCGCCGACGGCGCCTCCAAAGCAGGGGCGAAGCCTCTGCCTGGGAACTTGAAGAACACGCTTTGGATGGGCAAAAGTTGA
- the LOC135282561 gene encoding uncharacterized protein LOC135282561, protein MEASTWQYRGYLRDDTSKARGRDCPASRGDSAGTCEDYPLLQLSQEGLGHSRERGDRPDLRSDSAGPAKRSEMSSSGQRGQWGPAGELCLEEHPVSKGCRRGREGEAPPKVYELEVVPRRVGTGRTVRPVVYWLEESEYRRLIQEAETKPEEGWEEAEDTLPLIEEGYTGDGKVASPSLSRLNSLERVLRRQMSRSDSESSVEGRQVTKLSPKGPSEGNKPTVPVRSDSFELMDYILQSKQEAGTPVSYLPRDSSRDSLRQARSFTPQPDGSLDLCQNGQASEEDPARKAEAEQQVVKSLERMVPAVTNYPSAARDTGKLSRQSSSQLPDSREQLGGEADELDSYIPKRTPPAPPVRTHSKECLALSMSKAVALTEALLEPLGDEARAGREQWAAAGTELLPGGRTAGGGGSEEPERKGRQSQEDENVLKVADAKKTFEKSKASEGTAAAPAPKKAPLVQPDPRQQGEKQKEMAKEFQSA, encoded by the exons ATGGAAGCCTCCACCTGGCAGTACCGTGGATATTTACGGGATGACACAAGTAAGGCGAGGGGGAGAGACTGCCCAGCTTCCCGGGGAGACTCTGCAGGCACCTGTGAGGATTAtccactgctgcagctcagccaggagGGCCTGGGACACAGCCGGGAGCGGGGAGACCGCCCCGACCTCCGCAGCGACAGCGCGGGCCCTGCCAAGAGGTCAGAGATGAGCAGCAGCGGGCAGAGAGGGCAGTGGGGGCCGGCaggggagctgtgcctggaagaGCATCCCGTGTCCAAAGGGTGCAGGAGAGGGCGGGAGGGAGAAGCCCCTCCAAAGGTGTACGAGCTGGAGGTGGTGCCCAGGAGGGTGGGCACGGGCAGGACGGTGAGGCCGGTGGTCTACTGGCTGGAGGAGAGCGAGTACCGGCGCCTCATCCAGGAGGCAGAAACCAAACCTGAGGAGGGATGGGAAGAGGCAGAGGACACACTACCCTTGATTGAGGAGGGCTACACAGGGGATGGGAAGGTGGCAAGCCCAAGCCTCAGCAGGCTCAACTCCCTGGAAAGAGTCCTGAGGAGGCAGATGAGCCGCTCGGACTCGGAAAGCAGCGTGGAGGGCAGGCAAGTGACCAAACTGAGCCCCAAGGGCCCCTCGGAGGGGAACAAGCCCACCGTGCCCGTCAGGTCTGACAGCTTCGAGCTCATGGACTACATCCTGCAAAGCAAGCAGGAGGCAGGCACGCCTGTGTCCTAcctccccagggacagcagcagggacagcctgagGCAGGCACGGAGCTTCACCCCCCAGCCTGATGGAAGTCTTGACCTGTGCCAGAACGGCCAGGCCAGCGAGGAGGATCCAGCCAGGAAGGCcgaggcagagcagcaggtaGTGAAGAGCCTCGAGAGAATGGTCCCTGCGGTCACAAATTATCCCTCAGCGGCCAGAGACACCGGGAAGCTGTCAagacagagcagcagccagctcccGGACAGCCGGGAGCAGCTCGGAGGTGAAGCTGATGAACTCGATTCCTACATCCCGAAAAGaacccccccggccccgcctgTCAGGACCCACAGCAAGGAGTGCCTGGCTCTGAGTATGAGCAAGGCTGTGGCGCTGACGGAGGCGCTGCTGGAGCCCCTCGGCGAtgaggccagggctggcagggagcagtgggcagcggcgggcacggagctgctccctggaggCAGGACTGCGGGAGGAGGGGGCTCGGAGGAGCCGGAGCGGAAGGGGAGGCAGAGTCAGGAGGATGAGAATGTGCTTAAAGTTGCCGATGCCAAGAAAACCTTCGAAAAGTCCAAGGCGTCGGAGGGGACGGCAGCAGCACCAGCGCCCAAAAAAG CACCTTTGGTCCAACCTGATCCTAGACAGCAGGGAGAGAAACAGAAGGAGATGGCAAAAGAATTCCAAAGTGCTTGA
- the SSH1 gene encoding protein phosphatase Slingshot homolog 1 isoform X2 — protein MNLFDFPDFCLTLGPPRCCRCAKKSSLNYLSESFFMVKGAALFLQQGNSSQGQRSLQHPHKHAGDLPQHLQVMINLLRCEDRIKLAVRLESVWTDRVRYMVVVYSSGRQDTEENILLGVDFSSKESKSCTIGMVLRLWSDTKIHLDGDGGFSVSTAGRMHIFKPVSVQAMWSALQILHKACEVARRYNYFPGGVALVWATYYESCISSDQSCINEWNAMQDLESTRPDSPALFVDKPTERERTERLIKAKLRSIMTSKDLENVTSKEIRNELEKHMNCNLKEFKEFIDNEMLLILGQMDKPSLIFDHLYLGSEWNASNLEELQGSGIDYILNVTREIDNFFPGLFAYHNIRVYDEETTDLLAHWNEAYHFINKAKKNHSKCLVHCKMGVSRSASTVIAYAMKEFGWSLEKAYNYVKQKRSITRPNAGFMRQLLEYEGILDASKQRHNKLWKQQAESNLPQNTDGTTGSGDFLLESLDIDLENRLADLDMPSQSAYLDNRAGSEGFGYCFRRLSDTLLENKIPGDREGFLHMEQLERDALVGQPPSAPPQGRLLEMEKAPERAEPLAELGGFCEKEAKKKLDFSPRKGRMVLGEPGEDGVREENPMEKWKRRLSMHKEESRLNRENLNNNNSKRSCPEDFEHDAVFGILSKVKPSYQSCTECMYSSAGLAPDSFGEQCERLGAGAARRSSTICTQPPLLSHLHSHLMEHLPSRAPPEEPGRTKHNEAPLPLAAGAGAVEVGTCRSLDQHCGLLERGKDAPKTPEKTLLPRRNSHCDRSLLHAEMVREESLARKDPRPTKDLKYLLFSKDLEKPSASSYLMQHQESLLQLQKAGLVRKHTKELERLKSLPSDASVLLRDSPLGRVDSSIVEESEDLMSHPSLVPLLAPAPLVPGDAENDVEKLGVKRVLEGISQKTSTPAGCRLEHTSSFTKDFLKTICYTPSSSRSSNLTRSSSSDSIHSVRGKPGLVKQRTQEIETRLRLAGLTVSSPLKRSNSLAKLGCLNLSSEDLSSDVDVATITDSREAVSSEGSVLCEPPPRGADGASKAGAKPLPGNLKNTLWMGKS, from the exons ATGAATCTTTTCGATTTCCCTGACTTCTGTCTGACGCTGGGGCCACCACGATGCTGCCGCTGTGCAAAGAAAAGCAGCCTGAATTA cCTCAGCGAGAGCTTTTTCATGGTGAAAGGTGCAGCCCTTTTCTTACAGCAAGGAAACAGCTCCCAGGGCCAGCGAAGCCTCCAGCATCCCCACAAACATGCAG GTGACTtgccccagcacctccaggtgATGATCAACCTCCTGCGCTGCGAGGACAGGATCAAACTG GCCGTGCGTTTGGAGAGCGTGTGGACCGACCGCGTGCGCTACATGGTGGTGGTGTACAGCAGCGGGCGGCAGGACACCGAGGAGAACATCCTGCTGGGAGTGGACTTCTCCAGCAAGGAGAG TAAAAGCTGCACTATAGGAATGGTTCTTCGCCTCTGGAGTGATACTAAAATCCATCTGGATGGGGATGG TGGCTTCAGCGtgagcactgcagggaggaTGCACATCTTCAAACCTGTGTCAGTGCAAGCCATGTG GTCTGCTCTGCAGATCCTCCACAAAGCCTGTGAAGTTGCCAGGAGGTACAACTACTTCCCAGGAGGGGTGGCCTTGGTGTGGGCCACCTACTACGAGAGCTGCATCAGCTCAGACCAGAGCTGCATCAACGAGTGGAACGCCATGCAGGACCTGGAGTCCACCCGCCCCGACTCCCCAGCCCTCTTTGTTGACAA gcccACGGAAAGGGAGCGAACGGAGCGGCTCATTAAAGCCAAGCTCCGGAGCATCATGACCAGCAAGGACCTGGAAAATGTGACTTCCAAGGAG ATCCGAAACGAGCTGGAGAAACACATGAACTGCAACTTGAAGGAATTCAAGGAATTCATAGACAATGAAATGCTGCTGATCCTGGGCCAGATGGACAAACCATCCCTGATTTTTGATCATTTGTACCTG GGCTCCGAGTGGAACGCGTCcaacctggaggagctgcagggctcggG CATTGACTACATCCTGAACGTCACCCGGGAAATCGACAACTTCTTCCCAGGCCTGTTCGCGTACCACAACATCCGCGTGTACGACGAGGAGACCACGGACCTGCTGGCACACTGGAACGAGGCTTATCACTTcatcaacaaggccaa GAAGAACCACTCCAAGTGCCTGGTGCACTGCAAGATGGGCGTGAGCCGCTCGGCATCCACCGTGATCGCCTACGCCATGAAGGAGTTTGGCTGGTCCCTGGAGAAGGCCTACAACTACGTCAAGCAGAAGCGCAGCATCACGCGGCCCAACGCCGGCTTCATGCGGCAGCTGCTGGAGTACGAGGGCATTTTGGATGCCAG CAAACAGCGCCACAATAAACTGTGgaagcagcaggcagagagcaACCTGCCCCAGAACACCGACGGCACCACGGGGTCAGGAGATTTCTTACTGGAGAGCTTGGACATCGACCTGGAAAACCGCCTGGCTGACCTGGACATGCCTTCCCAGTCTGCCTACCTGGACAACCGAGCCGGCTCCGAGGGCTTCGGTTACTGCTTCCGCCGCCTGTCGGACACGCTGCTGGAGAACAAGATTCCCGGGGACAGGGAGGGCTTCTTGCacatggagcagctggagcgGGATGCCCTGGTGGGACAGCCTCCATCTGCACCACCCCAGGggaggctgctggagatggaaaAGGCCCCGGAGAGAGCGGAGCCACTGGCGGAGCTGGGCGGCTTCTGTGAGAAAGAGGCAAAGAAGAAACTGGACTTCAGCCCCAGGAAGGGAAGGATGGTCCTTGGGGAGCCAGGGGAGGATGGTGTCAGGGAGGAAAATCCCATGGAAAAGTGGAAGCGGCGTTTGTCCATGCACAAGGAGGAGAGCAGGCTCAATAGGGAGAACTTGaataacaacaacagcaaaaggaGTTGCCCAGAGGATTTTGAG CACGACGCCGTGTTTGGGATCCTCAGCAAGGTGAAGCCTTCCTACCAGTCCTGCACTGAGTGCATGTATTCCTCAGCGGGGCTGGCCCCCGACTCCTTCGGGGAGCAGTGCGAGAGGCTCGGCGCCGGCGCCGCGCGGCGCAGCAGCACCATCTGCACCCAGCCCCCCCTCCTGTCCCACCTGCACTCCCACCTGATGGAGCACCTGCCCAGCAGGGCACCCCCCGAGGAGCCAGGCAGAACTAAACATAACGAGGCTCCGCtccccctggcagcaggagccgggGCTGTGGAGGTTGGCACGTGCAGGTCACTGGATCAGCACTGCGGCCTTctggagagagggaaagatgcGCCAAAAACCCCCGAGAAaactctgctgcccaggagaaACTCCCACTGTGACAGGAGCCTCCTTCACGCAGAGATGGTGAGGGAAGAGTCTCTGGCCAGAAAGGACCCCAGACCTACCAAGGACCTGAAGTACCTGTTGTTCAGCAAGGACTTGGAAAAGCCGAGCGCCAGCAGTTACTTGATGCAGCACCAGGAGtcgctgctccagctgcagaaagCAGGGTTGGTCAGGAAGCACACCAAAGAGCTGGAGCGCCTCAAGAGCCTGCCCTCGGATGCCTCAGTGCTGCTCCGGGACAGCCCCCTGGGCAGGGTCGACTCCAGCATCGTGGAGGAAAGCGAGGACTTGatgtcccatcccagccttgTGCCTCTCCTGGCCCCGGCCCCACTGGTGCCCGGAGACGCCGAGAACGACGTGGAGAAGCTGGGGGTGAAGCGTGTCCTGGAGGGGATCTCCCAGAAAACCTCCACGCCGGCCGGGTGCCGCCTGGAGCACACGAGCAGCTTCACCAAGGACTTCCTGAAGACCATCTGCTacaccccctcctcctcccgcagctCCAACCTGACGCGGAGCTCCAGCAGCGACAGCATCCACAGCGTGCGGGGCAAGCCCGGGCTGGTGAAGCAGCGCACGCAGGAGATCGAGACCAGGCTGCGCCTGGCCGGCCTCACCGTGTCCTCACCCCTGAAAAGATCCAATTCCCTCGCCAAGCTGGGATGTCTTAACCTGTCCTCCGAGGACCTGTCGAGTGACGTGGACGTGGCCACCATCACGGACTCCAGGGAGGCCGTGTCCAGCGAGGGCTCCGTGCTCTGTGAGCCCCCGCCGAGGGGCGCCGACGGCGCCTCCAAAGCAGGGGCGAAGCCTCTGCCTGGGAACTTGAAGAACACGCTTTGGATGGGCAAAAGTTGA